A section of the Hypomesus transpacificus isolate Combined female chromosome 1, fHypTra1, whole genome shotgun sequence genome encodes:
- the LOC124473356 gene encoding polyadenylate-binding protein-interacting protein 2-like: MKDPSRINNTSNIINNNEVILTNQFNNEDNPFAEYMWMENEEEFNRQVEEELWEEEFIERCFQEMLEEEEHEWFIPARDLPQAISQLQDQLNLLGLGDECLLDDLVINSSLNPNAAEFVPGIKH; encoded by the exons ATGAAAGACCCAAGTCGTATCAACAACACTTCAaacatcatcaacaacaacgAGGTCATCCTAACTAACCAGTTCAACAATGAGGACAATCCCTTCGCTGAATATATGTGGATGGAAAACGAAGAGGAATTTaatagacag GTTGAAGAGGAGCTTTGGGAGGAGGAGTTCATTGAGCGGTGTTTCCAGGAGAtgttagaggaggaggaacatgaaTGGTTCATACCAGCCAGAGACCTCCCCCAGGCCATCAGCCAACTGCAAGACCAGCTCAACTTACTGGGCCTTGGGGACGAGTGTCTGCTGGATGACCTTGTG ATCAACAGCAGTTTGAACCCCAATGCTGCAGAGTTTGTACCTGGGATCAAGCACTGA
- the matr3l1.2 gene encoding matrin 3-like 1.2 isoform X2, producing the protein MSQKIPSDSGQKGFAVGRGLLAAAETLNYSMGEQRSDGLQGSSRQLNSMVSGMGGVGDGQDRNLQLSQRGGASSHIGNTMKLFASLGLSPTDLDALAQIPEENISVETLPHLIMQLKNRKGDSNRHMVGNPRDLPSISSEDSYRTTRDNWDDMRSGRLGTSMGQSSARGQQGDLSYGSMQNVTGARGYELEYNSSNNSGGGGGRERQYSELSHDHYGGMGMGPPASNSVFMQRRMGSPSQGKVQDYLGVMPHMFPHVCSLCDFDVHSIMEWNQHSNGLRHAENQRLLLQIYPDWNPPMAQSRSSESHVLDTSNLSRGLLGAAPMTTGQQNRGMPSSWGGVTGHGHGKAQAYSAQPKIRSRVVVAKYDRKLPPQKKLFALTQPFGTLCEHLVLKTKAFLEMQTHKEALAMVNYYKRKPANIFGQEITFYLSKELMVIEKDERNNRPSQVVFFSNLPWEAEKKMELLTIAKRFGTVEKHLFLKEEAFVQLGTPEDAQMLVKYYTLNPLTIKGRVIRLNMCTKYKTLNVKSSKSGQGWSGEERGRKSSTSSTGTKTYSKGSSVSAAEDKEEESKLAGGEGSGDEVVGVVEGDEAEGEDSGTQQVDKEDVAELLGDGAEADAEPSEAADCASETRDEEPEPKDEKVPSNGRVEEKPEAEQGDRSEERSDSQVERTTPGETEGSSHEKEAKGDAESTEPVESSDLADDGQFEGPEGSMEEDFPENMDDFVTLDELADEDDMDSQSKGDSSAGSTRKNKEMRVVNVVGFKRGHTLVSELLALAKPFGKVDQHLVLDLRPEAFIQLSSEEEARAMVQFYNGNVTPTVCGKAVRIYHSQTYPTIQCGNSRVVYVGGIPNSKYLDVSILKIAEPFGKIRRFFLNRIRSECFIEMERGEDAEKMAETYRENPPRFQNKRLTVYISRKYKQLKYGHRPPGAASEEKRPIKREREEGDVSTSSSPAKPTAKQQQEEEEPVFKKFKEEKSPVLKQGPEKDGEETSDVSSKEQQNAEVKNTDQPSESSEVLKTPIDSSIKLEEGPVIPISEKNEENGQKPSSQTPVAETKPANASLPLEPYDPTHPIGVEFVKMGYYCRVCFLFYSNEDTAKKVHCSSQAHYDKLKKHLEKEKTKASSTTGKKVAQ; encoded by the exons ATGTCTCAGAAGATTCCTTCAGATAGTGGTCAGAAAGGGTTTGCTGTGGGGAGGGGCCTCCTAGCAGCTGCTGAGACCTTGAACTACAGCATGGGTGAGCAACGCTCTGACGGCCTCCAGGGCTCCTCCAGACAGCTCAACAGCATGGTCTCTGGCATGGGTGGTGTTGGAGATGGCCAGGACCGTAACTTGCAGCTTTCCCAACGGGGCGGAGCGAGTAGCCACATTGGAAACACCATGAAGTTGTTTGCCAGCTTAGGCCTGTCGCCTACCGACCTGGATGCGTTGGCGCAGATCCCAGAAGAGAACATCAGCGTGGAGACCTTGCCGCACCTTATCATGCAGCTGAAGAACCGCAAGGGAGATTCCAACAGGCACATGGTGGGCAACCCCAGGGACCTGCCCTCCATTTCCTCAGAAGACTCCTACAGGACCACAAGGGACAACTGGGATGACATGCGCAGTGGACGGCTTGGCACATCCATGGGGCAGTCTTCAGCCCGCGGCCAGCAGGGAGACTTAAGTTACGGTTCCATGCAAAATGTCACCGGAGCCCGGGGTTATGAGTTAGAATACAACAGTAGCAACAACAGCGGCGGCGGTGGGGGCAGGGAGCGGCAGTATTCTGAGCTTTCCCATGACCACTACGGTGGAATGGGCATGGGCCCTCCAGCGTCCAACAGTGTCTTTATGCAAAGACGGATGGGCTCGCCGTCACAGGGCAAAGTCCAGGACTACTTAGGAGTCATGCCTCACATGTTCCCCCATGTGTGCTCTCTTTGTGACTTTGATGTCCATTCCATCATG GAGTGGAATCAACACTCAAATGGGCTACGACATGCAGAGAACCAGAGGCTGCTCCTCCAAAT ATACCCTGATTGGAACCCTCCCATGGCCCAAAGCAGAAG CTCTGAGTCACATGTGCTGGATACAAGCAACCTTTCACGGGGATTGCTGGGAGCCGCCCCCATGACCACCGGACAGCAGAACAGGGGCATGCCCTCCAGCTGGG GTGGTGTCACTGGACATGGTCATGGCAAAGCTCAGGCATATTCGGCACAGCCTAAG ATAAGAAGCAGAGTTGTGGTGGCCAAGTATGATAGGAAGCTCCCCCCTCAGAAGAAGCTGTTCGCTTTGACTCAACCTTTCGGGACCCTTTGTGAGCACCTAGTGCTTAAAACCAAG GCTTTTCTGGAGATGCAGACACACAAGGAAGCTTTGGCCATGGTCAACTACTACAAGCGAAAACCAGCAAACATTTTCGGCCAGGAAATCACCTTCTATCTATCCAAGGAACTTATGGTGATTGAG AAAGACGAAAGGAACAACAGGCCCAGCCAAGTGGTCTTCTTCTCCAACCTCCCATGGGAGGCAGAGAAGAAGATGGAACTCCTCACCATCGCCAAACGATTCGGCACCGTGGAGAAACACCTGTTCCTAAAGGAGGAG GCGTTTGTCCAGCTTGGGACTCCTGAGGATGCGCAGATGTTGGTGAAGTACTACACTCTCAACCCCCTCACCATCAAAGGCAGGGTCATCCGCCTTAACATGTGCACCAAGTACAAGACTCTAAA tGTGAAAAGTTCTAAAAGTGGGCAGGGCTGGTcgggggaggaaaggggcagAAAgtccagcaccagcagcactgGGACCAAAACCTATTCAAAGggctcctctgtctctgctgctgaggacaaggaggaggagtcgAAGCTGGCAGGGGGAGAAGGATCAGGAGATGAGGTAGTTGGAGtggtggagggggatgaggcGGAGGGCGAGGATTCCGGAACACAACAGGTTGACAAGGAAGACGTAGCTGAACTTCTAGGGGATGGGGCAGAAGCCGATGCGGAACCGTCGGAAGCGGCGGACTGCGCTTCGGAAACCCGGGATGAGGAACCGGAACCAAAAGATGAGAAAGTTCCGAGCAATGGCCGTGTCGAAGAGAAGCCTGAAGCGGAGCAGGGGGACAGGTCCGAGGAACGGTCTGACAGCCAGGTGGAGAGGACCACCCCCGGAGAGACCGAAGGCTCCTCACATGAAAAGGAGGCTAAAGGTGATGCTGAGTCAACAGAACCTGTTGAGAGCTCTGACCTGGCTGATGACGGCCAGTTTGAAGGCCCG GAGGGAAGTATGGAGGAGGACTTCCCAGAGAATATGGATGACTTTGTGACTCTggatgagctggctgatgaagATGACATGGACTCTCAGTCCAAAGGTGACTCTTCAGCAG GAAGCACAAGAAAAAATAAG GAAATGAGAGTTGTCAATGTTGTCGGATTTAAACGAGGCCATACTCTAGTCAGTGAGCTCTTGGCTCTTGCCAAACCCTTTGGTAAAGTTGACCAACATCTGGTGCTTGATTTAAGGCCTGAG GCTTTTATTCAGCTGTCTTCGGAAGAAGAGGCCAGAGCAATGGTTCAATTCTACAACGGAAATGTCACACCCACCGTCTGTGGGAAAGCTGTGAGAATATACCATTCACAAACATACCCTACTATCCAG TGTGGGAATAGTAGAGTGGTGTATGTCGGCGGGATTCCGAACTCAAAGTACTTGGATGTGTCTATTCTGAAGATTGCGGAACCTTTTGggaaaataagacgtttcttcCTGAACAGAATTAGATCTGAG TGTTTTATTGAGATGGAGCGTGGAGAAGATGCTGAGAAAATGGCTGAAACCTACCGGGAAAATCCACCAAGATTCCAGAACAAGCGGTTGACCGTGTACATTAGTAGGAAATATAAGCAACTCAAGTATGG ACACAGACCCCCTGGTGCTGCGTCAGAGGAGAAACGACCTATCAAGAGGGAGCGTGAGGAGGGCGACGTGTCCACCAGCAGCAGTCCAGCCAAACCCACTGccaagcagcagcaggaggaggaggagccagtgtTCAAGAAGTTCAAAGAGGAGAAGAGCCCTGTTTTGAAGCAGGGGCCAGAGAAAGATGGGGAGGAGACTAGTGATGTTTCCAGTAAAGAACAGCAGAATGCGGAGGTCAAGAACACTGACCAACCTTCAGAAAGCTCCGAAGTACTGAAGACTCCAATAGACTCG AGCATCAAACTTGAAGAGGGGCCTGTGATCCCCATCAGTGAGAAGAATGAAGAGAATGGGCAGAAACCCAGCTCTCAGACACCTGTGGCTGAGACCAAACCAGCCAACGCCTCCCTCCCCTTAGAACCGTACGATCCTACACATCCCATTG GTGTGGAGTTTGTGAAGATGGGATACTACTGCAGGGTCtgctttttgttttactccaaCGAGGACACGGCAAAGAAGGTGCACTGTAGTAGTCAGGCTCACTACGACAAGCTAAAG AAACACCTTGAAAAAGAGAAGACGAAAGCTTCAAGCACAACAGGGAAAAAGGTTGCTCAATAA
- the matr3l1.2 gene encoding matrin 3-like 1.2 isoform X1: MSQKIPSDSGQKGFAVGRGLLAAAETLNYSMGEQRSDGLQGSSRQLNSMVSGMGGVGDGQDRNLQLSQRGGASSHIGNTMKLFASLGLSPTDLDALAQIPEENISVETLPHLIMQLKNRKGDSNRHMVGNPRDLPSISSEDSYRTTRDNWDDMRSGRLGTSMGQSSARGQQGDLSYGSMQNVTGARGYELEYNSSNNSGGGGGRERQYSELSHDHYGGMGMGPPASNSVFMQRRMGSPSQGKVQDYLGVMPHMFPHVCSLCDFDVHSIMEWNQHSNGLRHAENQRLLLQIYPDWNPPMAQSRSSESHVLDTSNLSRGLLGAAPMTTGQQNRGMPSSWGGVTGHGHGKAQAYSAQPKIRSRVVVAKYDRKLPPQKKLFALTQPFGTLCEHLVLKTKAFLEMQTHKEALAMVNYYKRKPANIFGQEITFYLSKELMVIEKDERNNRPSQVVFFSNLPWEAEKKMELLTIAKRFGTVEKHLFLKEEAFVQLGTPEDAQMLVKYYTLNPLTIKGRVIRLNMCTKYKTLNVKSSKSGQGWSGEERGRKSSTSSTGTKTYSKGSSVSAAEDKEEESKLAGGEGSGDEVVGVVEGDEAEGEDSGTQQVDKEDVAELLGDGAEADAEPSEAADCASETRDEEPEPKDEKVPSNGRVEEKPEAEQGDRSEERSDSQVERTTPGETEGSSHEKEAKGDAESTEPVESSDLADDGQFEGPEGSMEEDFPENMDDFVTLDELADEDDMDSQSKGDSSAGSTRKNKEMRVVNVVGFKRGHTLVSELLALAKPFGKVDQHLVLDLRPEAFIQLSSEEEARAMVQFYNGNVTPTVCGKAVRIYHSQTYPTIQVSKCGNSRVVYVGGIPNSKYLDVSILKIAEPFGKIRRFFLNRIRSECFIEMERGEDAEKMAETYRENPPRFQNKRLTVYISRKYKQLKYGHRPPGAASEEKRPIKREREEGDVSTSSSPAKPTAKQQQEEEEPVFKKFKEEKSPVLKQGPEKDGEETSDVSSKEQQNAEVKNTDQPSESSEVLKTPIDSSIKLEEGPVIPISEKNEENGQKPSSQTPVAETKPANASLPLEPYDPTHPIGVEFVKMGYYCRVCFLFYSNEDTAKKVHCSSQAHYDKLKKHLEKEKTKASSTTGKKVAQ; the protein is encoded by the exons ATGTCTCAGAAGATTCCTTCAGATAGTGGTCAGAAAGGGTTTGCTGTGGGGAGGGGCCTCCTAGCAGCTGCTGAGACCTTGAACTACAGCATGGGTGAGCAACGCTCTGACGGCCTCCAGGGCTCCTCCAGACAGCTCAACAGCATGGTCTCTGGCATGGGTGGTGTTGGAGATGGCCAGGACCGTAACTTGCAGCTTTCCCAACGGGGCGGAGCGAGTAGCCACATTGGAAACACCATGAAGTTGTTTGCCAGCTTAGGCCTGTCGCCTACCGACCTGGATGCGTTGGCGCAGATCCCAGAAGAGAACATCAGCGTGGAGACCTTGCCGCACCTTATCATGCAGCTGAAGAACCGCAAGGGAGATTCCAACAGGCACATGGTGGGCAACCCCAGGGACCTGCCCTCCATTTCCTCAGAAGACTCCTACAGGACCACAAGGGACAACTGGGATGACATGCGCAGTGGACGGCTTGGCACATCCATGGGGCAGTCTTCAGCCCGCGGCCAGCAGGGAGACTTAAGTTACGGTTCCATGCAAAATGTCACCGGAGCCCGGGGTTATGAGTTAGAATACAACAGTAGCAACAACAGCGGCGGCGGTGGGGGCAGGGAGCGGCAGTATTCTGAGCTTTCCCATGACCACTACGGTGGAATGGGCATGGGCCCTCCAGCGTCCAACAGTGTCTTTATGCAAAGACGGATGGGCTCGCCGTCACAGGGCAAAGTCCAGGACTACTTAGGAGTCATGCCTCACATGTTCCCCCATGTGTGCTCTCTTTGTGACTTTGATGTCCATTCCATCATG GAGTGGAATCAACACTCAAATGGGCTACGACATGCAGAGAACCAGAGGCTGCTCCTCCAAAT ATACCCTGATTGGAACCCTCCCATGGCCCAAAGCAGAAG CTCTGAGTCACATGTGCTGGATACAAGCAACCTTTCACGGGGATTGCTGGGAGCCGCCCCCATGACCACCGGACAGCAGAACAGGGGCATGCCCTCCAGCTGGG GTGGTGTCACTGGACATGGTCATGGCAAAGCTCAGGCATATTCGGCACAGCCTAAG ATAAGAAGCAGAGTTGTGGTGGCCAAGTATGATAGGAAGCTCCCCCCTCAGAAGAAGCTGTTCGCTTTGACTCAACCTTTCGGGACCCTTTGTGAGCACCTAGTGCTTAAAACCAAG GCTTTTCTGGAGATGCAGACACACAAGGAAGCTTTGGCCATGGTCAACTACTACAAGCGAAAACCAGCAAACATTTTCGGCCAGGAAATCACCTTCTATCTATCCAAGGAACTTATGGTGATTGAG AAAGACGAAAGGAACAACAGGCCCAGCCAAGTGGTCTTCTTCTCCAACCTCCCATGGGAGGCAGAGAAGAAGATGGAACTCCTCACCATCGCCAAACGATTCGGCACCGTGGAGAAACACCTGTTCCTAAAGGAGGAG GCGTTTGTCCAGCTTGGGACTCCTGAGGATGCGCAGATGTTGGTGAAGTACTACACTCTCAACCCCCTCACCATCAAAGGCAGGGTCATCCGCCTTAACATGTGCACCAAGTACAAGACTCTAAA tGTGAAAAGTTCTAAAAGTGGGCAGGGCTGGTcgggggaggaaaggggcagAAAgtccagcaccagcagcactgGGACCAAAACCTATTCAAAGggctcctctgtctctgctgctgaggacaaggaggaggagtcgAAGCTGGCAGGGGGAGAAGGATCAGGAGATGAGGTAGTTGGAGtggtggagggggatgaggcGGAGGGCGAGGATTCCGGAACACAACAGGTTGACAAGGAAGACGTAGCTGAACTTCTAGGGGATGGGGCAGAAGCCGATGCGGAACCGTCGGAAGCGGCGGACTGCGCTTCGGAAACCCGGGATGAGGAACCGGAACCAAAAGATGAGAAAGTTCCGAGCAATGGCCGTGTCGAAGAGAAGCCTGAAGCGGAGCAGGGGGACAGGTCCGAGGAACGGTCTGACAGCCAGGTGGAGAGGACCACCCCCGGAGAGACCGAAGGCTCCTCACATGAAAAGGAGGCTAAAGGTGATGCTGAGTCAACAGAACCTGTTGAGAGCTCTGACCTGGCTGATGACGGCCAGTTTGAAGGCCCG GAGGGAAGTATGGAGGAGGACTTCCCAGAGAATATGGATGACTTTGTGACTCTggatgagctggctgatgaagATGACATGGACTCTCAGTCCAAAGGTGACTCTTCAGCAG GAAGCACAAGAAAAAATAAG GAAATGAGAGTTGTCAATGTTGTCGGATTTAAACGAGGCCATACTCTAGTCAGTGAGCTCTTGGCTCTTGCCAAACCCTTTGGTAAAGTTGACCAACATCTGGTGCTTGATTTAAGGCCTGAG GCTTTTATTCAGCTGTCTTCGGAAGAAGAGGCCAGAGCAATGGTTCAATTCTACAACGGAAATGTCACACCCACCGTCTGTGGGAAAGCTGTGAGAATATACCATTCACAAACATACCCTACTATCCAGGTAAGCAAG TGTGGGAATAGTAGAGTGGTGTATGTCGGCGGGATTCCGAACTCAAAGTACTTGGATGTGTCTATTCTGAAGATTGCGGAACCTTTTGggaaaataagacgtttcttcCTGAACAGAATTAGATCTGAG TGTTTTATTGAGATGGAGCGTGGAGAAGATGCTGAGAAAATGGCTGAAACCTACCGGGAAAATCCACCAAGATTCCAGAACAAGCGGTTGACCGTGTACATTAGTAGGAAATATAAGCAACTCAAGTATGG ACACAGACCCCCTGGTGCTGCGTCAGAGGAGAAACGACCTATCAAGAGGGAGCGTGAGGAGGGCGACGTGTCCACCAGCAGCAGTCCAGCCAAACCCACTGccaagcagcagcaggaggaggaggagccagtgtTCAAGAAGTTCAAAGAGGAGAAGAGCCCTGTTTTGAAGCAGGGGCCAGAGAAAGATGGGGAGGAGACTAGTGATGTTTCCAGTAAAGAACAGCAGAATGCGGAGGTCAAGAACACTGACCAACCTTCAGAAAGCTCCGAAGTACTGAAGACTCCAATAGACTCG AGCATCAAACTTGAAGAGGGGCCTGTGATCCCCATCAGTGAGAAGAATGAAGAGAATGGGCAGAAACCCAGCTCTCAGACACCTGTGGCTGAGACCAAACCAGCCAACGCCTCCCTCCCCTTAGAACCGTACGATCCTACACATCCCATTG GTGTGGAGTTTGTGAAGATGGGATACTACTGCAGGGTCtgctttttgttttactccaaCGAGGACACGGCAAAGAAGGTGCACTGTAGTAGTCAGGCTCACTACGACAAGCTAAAG AAACACCTTGAAAAAGAGAAGACGAAAGCTTCAAGCACAACAGGGAAAAAGGTTGCTCAATAA
- the neurog1 gene encoding neurogenin-1: MCTAMETAYSDIDSSSCDYFTLTDDETSHSSMHSASPESLGKPASPMSDSQGTCVPEQQQKKRRRGRARNEGTVHVVKKNRRVKANDRERNRMHNLNDALDTLRSILPAFPDETKLTKIETLRFAHNYIWALSETIRIADLTQNKSRDKPLVLPSLSCVTEAPSPGSDAGSWGSSASSSSSSPAYCTSTPSSPAATDDYGFLQTDVMYSYHSFASSVY, translated from the coding sequence ATGTGCACCGCAATGGAGACCGCATACTCTGACATCGACAGCTCCAGCTGCGACTACTTTACGCTCACAGATGACGAAACCTCACACAGCAGCATGCACTCTGCTTCCCCTGAATCGCTTGGAAAGCCCGCCTCTCCCATGAGCGACAGCCAGGGCACCTGCGTGCCTGAGCAGCAGCAGAAGAAGAGACGCAGAGGGCGGGCGAGGAACGAAGGAACTGTGCATGTTGTCAAGAAGAACCGCCGCGTAAAGGCAAATGACCGCGAGAGAAACAGAATGCACAACCTGAACGATGCTTTGGACACCCTCAGGAGCATCCTCCCAGCATTTCCAGATGAAACCAAGCTCACCAAGATCGAGACTCTGCGTTTTGCGCACAATTACATTTGGGCACTCTCCGAGACCATTCGAATTGCTGACCTGACCCAAAACAAGTCGCGAGATAAGCCTCTCGTTCTACCGAGCCTGTCGTGCGTAACCGAAGCTCCAAGCCCCGGGAGCGATGCTGGCTCTTGGGGTTCCAGTGCATCGTCTTCTTCCTCGTCCCCGGCGTATTGCACTTCCACCCCCAGCAGCCCGGCAGCAACAGATGATTACGGATTTCTGCAGACAGATGTTATGTACAGCTACCACAGTTTTGCTTCGAGCGTTTATTAA